The following nucleotide sequence is from Flavimarina sp. Hel_I_48.
GCAAACTATTTTAATGAATATGCTATCAAACCATACTTTGATAGCATGCACGATGATTTTGAAGCGAATGGTATTCCCACGTACAATATTGTGGGTGTGGTAGAGGGCAGCGATCCCAACTTAAAAGATGAGTATGTCCTATTAGGAGCCCACTACGACCATATAGGTATAATTGAAGAAGTGATGGGAGATTCTATTGCAAACGGGGCCAATGATGACGCTTCTGGTACAGTAGCGGTAATGGAGCTCGCTAAATATTTTGCCGAGGTAAAAACGAACAGGCGCAGCATTATATTCGCTTTGTTTTCTGGAGAGGAAATGGGTCTATTGGGCTCTAAGCATCTGGCACAGCGACTTAAGCAGAACCAGGTCAATCTTTACACAATGCTGGAAATTGAAATGATAGGTGTTCCCATGGTTGATAAAGACTATTCGGCATATCTGACCGGCTATGAGCTGTCTAATATGGCATCTGTTTTTAATAGTTACAGCAATGGGGAAGTACTTGGTTTTTTACCTCAGGCAAAGGAATATCAGCTTTTTTACCGCAGTGATAATGCTTCATTTTATGAGGCTTTGAAAATTCCTGCACAGACTCTTTCAACCTTTGATTTTACTAATTTTGATTATTATCACCAGGTAGGTGATGAGATCGAACAGATGAATATTCCACATATAACCACGCTCATAAATACATTAATCCCCGGTATTGAAGGAATGACAAATAGTGATGCGCATATAATTACATTAAATGAAGAGTAAAAAAAATATCATAGTTACAGGTACCAGCCGCGGGATAGGTTTTGAGCTTGTTCAGGAATTGGCAAAGGATGGACATAATATATTAGCACTTTCGCGAGATGACAAACCGCTAAAAACCCTCAATAATGATAAAATATCGGCTTTTTCATTCGATATTTCAGTAGAAACCGACTTTGAAAAAGTTGGTGATTTCATCAATAAAAAATGGGGTCATGTTGATATTCTCATTAATAATGCCGGTGCTTTGGTCAATAAACCATTTGAAAAAACAAGCATTGAAGAATTTAAAAAAATTTATGACGTAAATGTTTTTGGCGTAGCCCGTCTGATTCAATGTGTGCTTCCATTTATGAAAAAAGGAGCACATGTTTTAAATATAAGCAGTATGGGTGGAGTGCAGGGTAGCGCAAAATTTGCGGGATTGTCTGCATATAGTTCTTCAAAGGGAGCTCTTGCTATTTTGAGTGAACTTCTGGCTGAGGAATACAATGATAAAGGTATTTCTTTTAATACTCTAGCACTGGGCGCTGTACAGACAGAGATGCTAGAAGAAGCATTTCCTGGTTACGAAGCGCCAGTTTCTGCAAATGAAATGGCTAACTACATAAAGAATTTTGCTTTGACGGGAAATCAATTTTACAATGGCAAAGTCCTGCCTGTTTCTGCTTCAACGCCTTAATACTTCCCATGGAAAGGATACTCTCCAGATATATTCCTGACCAGGCCGTGGCACCCGTTTTTGAGCTCATAAAAACCTTTGGCGTGCATCTTAAGGTTGTTGATGAACGCACGACACGTCACGGAGATTATCGCCGTATGCCAGATGGCACCCACCAGATTACGGTAAATACCAACCTCAATACGTACAGGTTCCTGATTACTTTGATTCATGAAATTGCACATTTAGTTGCGTTTAAAAAATTTGGTCGTTCCATAAAACCACACGGGAGGGAGTGGAAACACACATTTCAGCAACTTATGCTTCCCTTCATAAGACCAGAAATTTTTCCGTCAAAATTGCTTCCATTAATAGCAAGACACTTTAAAAATCCCAAGGCAAGTAGTGATACAGACGCACTTTTGAGTATTGCGCTAAAGGAGTATGATCCAGATAACGATAAATATTATATATTTGAGATACCTGTTGGCAGTGTTTTTCGTATTTACAACGGAAAAATTTTCAAAAAAGGAAATAAACGTATAAAACGTTACGAATGTATTGAGCAGAAAACCCAGCGCGTTTACCTGTTTCAGCCTAATGCTGAAGTGGAACTAATATCTTAAAATTTTGAAAAAGAACGAAAACTATTACGCAGTAATCATGGCCGGGGGTGTAGGCTCGCGTTTTTGGCCTTTAAGCACCGAAAATTTTCCGAAACAGTTTCATGATATTTTGGGCGCAGGGCAGACGTTGATACAAAAAACTTTTGACCGACTCGCACAGCTTGTACCAGATGAAAATATTTTGATATTAACCAATGAACGTTATAAAACACTGGTCAATGAACAGCTCCCAATGGTAAAAGACAGTCATATTGTCTTAGAACCAGCAATGCGCAACACAGCTCCATGTATATTGCTTGCGGCTCTTAAGATCCAGAAAACAAATCCTAATGCGATTATGGTGGTTGCCCCCAGTGATCACTGGATTGAAGATGAAGCCTCATTTTCACGCGATCTCGATATTGCTTTCAATGCATGTAACAGCAGCGATGTAAAAAAAGGAGAGGATGATTTACTTGTTACTTTGGGTATAAAACCTACGTTCCCGCATACGGGTTATGGCTACATATCTTATTCAGATAGTGATCAGAATGTAAAAAAAGTGAATGCTTTTACCGAAAAGCCCAATTATGAAACGGCACAAAAATTTCTTGCACAGGGCAATTACGCCTGGAATGCGGGGATTTTTATCTGGTGCGTACAGACCATTGTTGATTCTTTTGAAAAGTATCTTCCCGAGATGTACAAAATTCTCAGTGGGGGAATGCCGGTTTTCAATACAAACCATGAGCAAACCTTTGTGCACGAAGAATATCCCAAGGTAGAGAATATTAGTATTGACTACGGAATCCTTGAAAAAGGCAAGAATGTAAATGTCGTACCCGCGACTTTTGACTGGAGCGATATGGGTGCATGGTGTTCTTTATATGACAAAAAGGAAAAAGATTCAGATGAAAATGTGGTCATTAACGCAAATATGATTTCAAAGAATTCTAGCGGAAACCTTGTGCGTACAAAAGATGGAAAGATAGTTGTTCTGCATAGTCTAAAAGATTTTGTAGTGGTTGATCGAGAGGATATCCTTCTTATTATGCCTAAGGAAAAGGAGCAGGAAGTTAAAATATTACGCCAGGAGGTCAAGGATAAATTTGGGAATAATCTAGTATAATGCACGAAGAAGACAAGAGTAAAGAATCTAATGCGCATCTTGAAGACGAACCTGTAAAGGGTGCAAAAAATATTTTTAGGGACACGGTTAGGTTTTTGTCTGAGCTTTTTAATTTAAGGCATGATACAGACCGGGACTCTACCATTGCGGCCGTCCGCAATGATATTTCCTTTAAGGGACACAATGCCTGGATTTTAATTTTCTCGATCTTTATAGCCTCTATTGGTTTAAATGTAAGTAGTACGGCCGTAGTGATAGGCGCGATGCTTATTTCACCACTTATGGGACCTATTGTGGGGGTAGGACTGTCCCTTGCGATAAATGATGTGGAAACGTTGCGCAAGTCTCTCAAAAATCTCTTTATTATGGTTTTGCTGAGCGTGCTTACCGCTTATATTTATTTTTCGATTTCCCCTATCAAAGAACTCACTTCAGAACTCGAGGCGCGCACGTATCCCACGATATTGGACGTGCTGGTGGCCATTTTTGGTGGTCTTGCATTGATTGTTGCAAAGACTAAAAAAGGAACCATAGCCAGTGTGATATTTGGTGTGGCGATAGCAACGGCGCTTATGCCGCCTTTATGTACGGTAGGTTATGGGTTGGCCGTGGGGAATCCTAAATTTTATCTGGGGGCACTCTATTTATTCTCAATCAATGCGGTTTTTATTGCATTATCAACCTTCGTGGTTTCTAAATTATTGGGCTTTCCAATGGTGCGCTACGCAAATTCTAAGCGCAGACGATTTATTGCCCAGATGGCTTCTCTGGTAGCTGTAATTGTACTTGTACCTAGTGTAATTTTATTTTATAATTTGATTCAGCGTCAAATATTTGATAGCGATATTAAAGAGTTTATTGAATCTACCATAAGCTATGAGGGAACGGAGATTATAAAATCTTCCCAGGATTATAAAACCAAGGTAATTGATATATACCTTATAGGCGGCCTCGTCCCACAGGACCGTATTCAAGAGTGGCTAAAAGCTTTAAAAAGTAATGAACGTCTAAAAAATGTTGATTTGAAGGTTCATCAGGGCTCAGATCGCAGTAGTGAAATGGCCGCCCAGTTAAGCAATCAGGTAAAGTCAGATATTTTAGAAGATCTGTATATAACGAATCAAGATGCTTTGACCAATAAAAATGAACAAATACGTTTATTGGAACAGGAATTAATGCGGTTAAAAACCATTGACATTCCTTTTGAAAACCTGAGCAAAGAAGTACAGATAAATTATCAGGGTATAAAGCGTTTTAGCTATGCCAATATTTTAGCTGTTGATTTTGACAATCAGGTTACTGACACCATACCAACATTTCTTATAGATTGGAAACCCGAAATTACCAGTGAAATTAAAATATCAGAACAGGCCAAACTAAAGAAGTGGTTAGCACTTAAATTTCAACTTGATACCTTGGAGATAAAAACTTACAATTGAAAGGAATTTTAGAACTATCTAAACTGCTCCTTTTTATTGAGCGCAGAGCGAACTTCCTTGAATAAGTTAGAAGAATAAACGAAGTCTGTGACATCCTCATGGTCTGTCTTAAATATCTCGTCTTTAGATCCCTCCCAGGCTAGTTTGCCTTTTTGAAGAAAGACGATTTTTTCCCCAATTTCCATAACGGAATTCATATCATGGGTATTTATCACCGTAGTAATCTCATTCTCCCGTGTGATCTCCTGTATAAGATTATCAACAACCGTAGCTGTTTTAGGGTCAAGGCCAGAGTTGGGCTCGTCACAAAAAAGATATTTAGGTTTGTTTACAATTGCCCTGGCAATTGCTACTCGTTTTTGCATTCCACCAGAAATTTCCGAAGGAAGCTTATTATTCGCATCTGTAAGGTTAACCCGCTTTATGGCTTCATTTGCACGCTCCCTACGTTCGGCACGTTTCATACTAGTAAACATGCGCAGCGGGAACATAATGTTTTCTTCTACGGTCATAGAGTCAAACAGGGCGCTTCCCTGAAAAACCATTCCCATTTGCTCGCGCAATTCGCGTTGATCTTCTGAAGTAAGTGTAGAATAGGCCTGGCCGTCATATAAAATTGAACCTTCCGTGGGTCTAAAAAGCCCCAAAAGACATTTTAAAAATACTGTTTTACCAGAACCACTTTGGCCTATGATAAGATTTGTTTTTCCTTTTTCAAAAGTGGTATTGATGCCCTTGAGAATCATCTCGCCATCAAATCCCTTTTTTAGATCTTTTACTTCTATCATGCGCTCAACAATAATTGGGTTAAAACATAATTACAAAGAATTATTGCCACACTCGTCCATACGAACGAGGTGGTACTTGCCTTGCCAACTTCAAGCGCCCCGCCGCGCATATAATATCCCTGATATGAAGGTATTGTTGCGAGAAGCATAGCAAATACAATTGTTTTTATAAAAGCATAAGCGAGTTGAAAAGGTATAAAATTGTCCTGCAAGCCGGAAATAAAAGCATCTCCTGAAGTAAAACCTCCATAAACCCCGGCAACATACCCTCCCAGAATACCCAGAAACATAGCAATAACGATGACAAATGGATAGAAAAGCATGGCTATGATCTTGGGGAAGACCAGATAATTCAATGAATTGATTCCCATAACCTCTAGAGCATCTATCTGCTCTGTAACGCGCATCGTACCTATACTGGAAGTAATAAAAGAACCTACTTTACCGGCCATAATAATACTGATAAAAGTAGGGGCAAATTCTAAAATGATAGACTGGCGGGAAGCAAAACCTATAAGGGATTCCGGTATGAGTGGATTATCCATATTCAGGGCGGTCTGTATGGCTACGACACCTCCTACAAAAAAGGATATAAAGGATACAATCCCAAGGGAATCTATTATAAGATCGTTAATCTCCTTGAGAATCAATTGGCGCAATACAGATGCTTTGGTTGGCTTGATAAACGTGCCTTTAAGCATTAAAAAATATTGACCTACATTACCTACGTAATTCATGTTTTTTCTATTCAGCGTTAAAAATAGGAAAAAAGCGGGCAAGAGTATTTAACTTTGACTTAATCTTTTTACTAATTAACAGACCTAGCTTTACGGTCTAACAATAACCTACAATGAAAAGCATGAAAAAGCTAGTACTTATAGCCCTCATTTTAACATTTATTCCAGTCGCCAGAGCCCAAAAAGACCCTTCTGAAAAGCCCAAGCTTGTTGTAGGAATTGTGGTTGATCAGATGCGTTATGATTATCTCACCCGTTTTTATGCAAAATTTGATGATAATGGCTTCAAAAGACTCATAAATGATGGTTTTAGCTGTAATAATAACCACTTTAATTATATGCCCACCCTTACCGCTCCCGGTCATGCATCCATTTTTACGGGGACAACGCCCAGGACTCACGGTATCATCTCTAATGACTGGTACAACAAATTTGAAAAGAAGTCTGTTTACTGCGCAGAAGATCATTCCGTGCATTCTGTAGGTACAGAAACGGCGGATGGGGAGATGTCCCCGCACCGTATGAAAACCACCACGGTTTCAGACCAGAATAGGCTGCACACGCAAATGCGTGGCAAAACCATTGGGGTTTCCCTAAAAGACCGCGGTGCTATTTTGCCTGCTGGGCATTCTGCTAATGGAGCGTATTGGTTTCAGGGCAGGGAAGAAGGGAATTTTATAACAAGTAGCTATTATATGGATAAATTGCCTACTTGGGTTACATCCTTTAATTCTTCGGCAAAAGCAAAGAGCTATATGCGTCCCTGGAAGACATTACTTGATATAAACACCTACACAGAAAGCGGTCCTGATCTCAACGTTTTTGAAGGTGGTTTTGAAGGAAAGAAAACGGCGGTTTTTCCCTATGACCTGGGCGGTTTGAATTCCGCTAATGGCGGTTATGATATATTGAAAGTTACGCCCTATGGTAACAGTTTGTTAGTGGATTTTGCCCTTGCTGCAATAGATGGTGAGCAGTTGGGCGCAGATATGGACACTGATTTTCTTACGGTGAGTTTTAGCAGTACAGATTATGTGGGGCATAACTTTGGCGTAAATTCAAAAGAGATTGAAGATACGTATATTCGTCTTGACCGTGATCTTGGCCGTTTGCTCAATGCACTTGATAAAAAAGTAGGTGCAGGGCAATATACTGTCTTTTTAACGGCAGACCATGCCGGTGTACATGTACCCAGTTATTTAAAAAGTGCAAAAATACCCGCAGGATATTTTGATTCTGATGCTTTTGACCAGGCGGTACAGGATTTTGTTTCTACCGCTTATGGCAGGGATGATCTTATCGAAAACATTTCGAACTATCAGGTATTTTTCAGTTATAAGGTGCTGGAAGAAAACAAGATTGATGCAGAAGAACTTCAAAAGAAAATCGCTCATTTTGCCCTTCAGTACGAGCAGGTAAATAAAGTATATACCCGCGCACAACTTGAACAATCAGGATTTACATCAGGTATGGAACAACTGGTGGAAAACGGGTTTGATCAGAAACGAAGCGGTGATGTTTTTATAATTCTTGATCCTGCCGTGATTTCCTATGGCGTAACAGGATCCATGCACGGTACGGGTTACAGTTATGACACCCACGTACCTCTATTATTCTATGGAAATGGAATCAAGCAAGGAAAAACCTACGCAAAGACGGTTATTCCAGATATTGCTACAACAATTTCTGCACTTTTGGGTATTGAATTTCCGAATGGTTTCTCTGGAGAAGTACTTTCAGAAGTATTGAAATAAATCGATAAATTAGGCTAAAAACAGCTTTTTTTGGATCATTTTCCAGCGTAATTGCCTTATAAATTGCCCTTCTTTTTCATTTACGAGGAAGGGTTTTTTATTTCTTTTTGCCGAAAAATAACCGGAAAGGCAATTTTTAAAATAGGCTATATCCTTTTTTCGAAGCGCCAGCTTCCCAGAAGCTATAAGGGTAAGTGGCAGTCCATAGCGCATACCGTAAAAGGCTTCTCCCTGTTTTAATCTTGCTTTGGCCGCATACGTTGTTCCTGTAGGTTTTAGATGCTTGACCGCAAGGGATTCAACCGTTTTAATGCTCCAACCATGATATTGCGCCAGTAGTTCATCAAGGGTGTCCCATCCCATGGCCGGTTTTAAACCATTGATCTGTTCAAAACAGGAACGGCGATAGGCCTTCAACGCCCCGCGGATGTGATCTTTGTTGGTCAGGTTTTCTAGTATCCACTCACCATCTTTTAAAATATGGCAAAAGCCACCGGCCATTCCTACTTTTGAGTCTTCCTGGAATATGGCGGACAGCCGGGCTAAGTATTCCGGAGGAAATACAAGATCTCCGTCAAATTTGCAAAGAATGTCGTAAGGAGTAGATAATTCCTGTAAACCAAAATTAAAGGCCTGTACTACTTTGCCTCCCGGTAGATGAATCTGCTCGCTATCTTTTTTGAGATATTTAATGTACTTATAATCGCTTGAGAATCTTTTGATAATTTGCGCAGTCGCGTCTGTACTGTTGTCGTCCACGACAATAATCTGCTGTGGTTGTTTTTGCTGCGTTACCAGGGATTCCAGGGTTTGCGCGATGAAATTCTCTTCGTTATATGTGGGTATGATAATGGCTATTTTCACGAGTTGGTACGTTCTGCATAAACGAGATAATAACGTGGCGTGAAGAGCCTTAGTAAGGGGCGAAGTCCCAGTTTTTTTACGGGATGGGTAAATTTCTCCCGCTTTTTGATCGTCCACCCTGCTTTTTCAAGCAGCCAGTCAAACTGCCAGTCCTCAAACTCGTGATAATGTCTGTCCCATGGATCTGTCTTGCTTCGGTATGCGCTGGAGAACCATAGTTTTAACGGAATGCTTGCCACGAGTTTATCAGCTCTTATCGCATCAATTACAGGTAGGGGGGAAAGCAAATGCTCAAAAATCTCAAAAGCGGTAACCGCATCGGTTTGTGTGTCTTTTATACCGTTTAGGTTGAGGTCCAGGTCTTCGCCTTCCGTATTTTTTACGGTAAAACCTTCCTGTTGCATTAGTTTTGAAAATGGATTGGGTACGCCCAGATCCAGAACTTCACAGCCTGCGGGAAGCACTTCCTTGAGAAAATGCATGGTGCGTTTAAAGCGTTTGTTCGGAAAGGTTTTTTCGTACACAGTTAATGTTTTTGAGGTAGCTAGAAGCTTTTGATTGCTAAAGTAAAGGTAAAAATACTGGAATCTTTTATAAATGAGAGATACAAGCTGAAGTTCCTTACTTTAAAATTCTATAAACTTTAGTACATTTGCCGCTTATAGCTGTCGGTATATGCGAAGTAAGCAGATTGACCCTACCCAGTGGGTGAAAAAATATTCAGATTATCTCTTCAACTTTACGATCACCCGTGTGAATGATCGTGAGGTGGCGCAGGACCTTATTTCTGAAACTTTTCTTGCCGGTTTAAAATCAATGAAGAACTTTAAAGGAGAAGCCACAGAGCGCACGTGGCTCATTTCCATCTTAAAGAGGAAGATTATTGATCATTACCGTAAAACCAATTCAAAAAAGGGGAAGGCAGAGGTGCATATCAACTACCGTGATGAAGATGGCGAAGGTGACTGGATGGAGGAACGTGTTGCAGACCCCTTTGATAAAACCGCAGAAGATGCCATTGAGAATGAAGAACTGGGCGAGGCTATTTATAATTGTCTTGATAAATTGCCTGAAAGACAGGCCGAAATTTTTAAATTAAAGACCATTGACGGGCAGGAAACGGAAACTATCTGTAATGCCTACAATATTACTGCGTCTAACTTATGGGTAATTATTCACCGGGCACGTACTGCGATGGTTGAATGTATGGAAAAAAATTGGCTACAATGAGTTTTAAGCTATTTATAGATTGTAAAAAGGCCGGCCATGTCTGTGATAAGGTTCAGTATGATGAATCAACGCTTGCCGAAAAAATACGATTACGAATTCATATTCTGATTTGCGGTAGCTGTAAAAAGCATTCAGAAAAGAACGTAAAACTGACCAAACTATGCAAAGAAGCAAAGTTTCAAAAAATGACCGAAGATAAGAAGCAGTCCCTCCATCGCCTTATCAACGAAGAATTGTCTAAGTAAACAGCATTAACAAGAACCAGCTCACCACCGGTATCCCTTCTACCCAAAAAGAAGCGTAATAGCTGTTTTGATCTTTTCCTGAACAATAGATCGCTAGGGCGGTAACAGGTAATTGGAATCCCAGAAAGATCCAGTTAGTGCTATAACTTCCCATTAAATTGCTTCCAAGCGCAACCAATAAAAGAAAATAACCTATCATTTTTGTCTGTTTTACGCCCAATAATTGGGGTAAAGTGGCCAAATTTTTAGCATCAAAAGCTAAATCCCGAATCTCAAATGGGACAATCAGTGCGAGCACGATTAGAAAACGCTGAACAAGCAAAACCAGTATTTCAACAGTCCAGTCTAAATTTGCAGCGACCTTGGGTAAATAAACCGTTGTCCCAGCCCAAACCCCAGCAATCACAAATACTTTAAGCGTGGGCGTGGTACGTAGGTTTTTTGCAGATGGAAAAAGCGGTACGGCATAAAAAAAAGTAAGTAATCCCAAGGGGACACAAGCCAGTACTATAGTCCATTTAATTTGAAACACAAAGTAAACGCAAGCCACAAAACTAAGTAATGAAAAAAGCTGAATTGTTTTAAGGGTAGAGGTAAGGCTTCGGTGATGAAGTTGTGCAATACCGGCATATTTCACAAAGTTATAACCTGTTATGGTCCCAAAAAATATAAAACCCAGCACGTCAGTTTCCGCAGGTACGCCCAGTATCATACAGGTGCTTGCGGTAAAGGCAAGAACCGCAAGGGCAACATGAATACTACTGTTGATATAAAACCTAAAACATTCACGTAAAACGCCCATGATACAAATGTATTCTAAACTGTTGATAACTGCGTGAATTGTTTAAAAACTCCTCTTAAACAATGAACTTTATACTCTCCGAATCCTTAATTTTGCAGCCTAAAATGATAGCAATGAGAACAGATGTTTTTGCCAAAAGGCATATAGGTCCCAGAGAGAATGAGCAGGAAGCTATGCTTAAGGCCATAGGGGCAGATTCCTTAGATCAATTGATTTATGAGACGCTTCCAGACGGAATTAAATTAGAGAGGCCGCTCAATCTGGAGCCAGCGCTTAATGAGTATGATTATGCGCGTCATATTAGTGCGCTTGCGGCAAAAAATAAAGTGTATCAGTCGTACATAGGTCTGGGCTATCATGAGGCAAAAATACCTGCGGTAATACAACGCAACATTCTGGAGAATCCAGGCTGGTACACGGCATATACGCCGTATCAGGCAGAGATTGCCCAGGGCCGTTTAGAGGCTTTGCTCAACTTTCAAACCATGGTGAGCGACCTTACCGGGATGGAACTCGCAAATGCATCTTTGCTTGACGAGTCCACTGCGGCTGCTGAGGCTATGTCCCTTATCTTCTCCTTGCGTGACCGCGAACAGAAAAAAAACAATGTTGCTAAATTCTTTGTTTCCGACGAAATTTTACCACAAACCTTGAACGTGCTCAAAACCAGAGCGATTCCCGTAGGTATACAATTGGTTGTGGGAAATCATGAGGATTTTGACTTTTCCGCAGAATTCTGTGGTGCATTAGTGCAATATCCTGCTGCTACCGGTGAGATTTTTGACTATTCCGGGTTTATTGCAAAAGCAAAAGAAAACAATATAAAAGTGGCCGTAGCGGCAGATATATTAAGTCTGGTTTCCCTTGAATCTCCAGGCAGTATGGGCGCAGATGTTGTTCTGGGCACCACACAGCGATTTGGTATACCTTTAGGTTACGGCGGTCCTCATGCTGCATTTTTTGCCACGCGTGATGAATACAAACGTAATATCCCCGGTAGGATCATTGGCGTGACAAAAGACAGGGATGGGAACCGTGCCCTGCGCATGGCGCTCCAGACTCGTGAGCAGCACATCAAACGGGATAAGGCAACGTCAAATATTTGTACCGCACAGGTTTTGCTGGCAGTTATGGCCGGTATGTATGCCGTGTATCATGGGCCAAAGGGCATGAAGTACATTGCCAATAAAGTGCATACCACGGCGGTGACTATCGCCGATTCTTTAGAGAAAATGGGCTATTATCAGCTTAATTCGGCATATTTTGATACGATTCGCATAAAAGCAGATGCTTCCGCAATTAAGGCAATCGCCGAAAAGAACGAGATCAATTTCTACTTTCCAGATTCTGAAACGGTAAGTATTTCCGTTAACGAGACAAC
It contains:
- a CDS encoding sigma-70 family RNA polymerase sigma factor, producing the protein MRSKQIDPTQWVKKYSDYLFNFTITRVNDREVAQDLISETFLAGLKSMKNFKGEATERTWLISILKRKIIDHYRKTNSKKGKAEVHINYRDEDGEGDWMEERVADPFDKTAEDAIENEELGEAIYNCLDKLPERQAEIFKLKTIDGQETETICNAYNITASNLWVIIHRARTAMVECMEKNWLQ
- a CDS encoding methyltransferase; its protein translation is MYEKTFPNKRFKRTMHFLKEVLPAGCEVLDLGVPNPFSKLMQQEGFTVKNTEGEDLDLNLNGIKDTQTDAVTAFEIFEHLLSPLPVIDAIRADKLVASIPLKLWFSSAYRSKTDPWDRHYHEFEDWQFDWLLEKAGWTIKKREKFTHPVKKLGLRPLLRLFTPRYYLVYAERTNS